In one window of Arachis ipaensis cultivar K30076 chromosome B06, Araip1.1, whole genome shotgun sequence DNA:
- the LOC107645338 gene encoding large proline-rich protein BAG6 isoform X1 (The sequence of the model RefSeq protein was modified relative to this genomic sequence to represent the inferred CDS: added 129 bases not found in genome assembly) gives MASQGSNEGSSSGITSAECSDSTVQLNIKTLDSRVYNFQLDKNMPVSLLKEKIANEIGLPVGQQRLIFRGKVLKDEHVLSEYHIENGHTLHLVERQPNQSQASGNSTAEPAGANGNAGNDAASVPPRNRVGQISHSVVLGTFNVGDQGEGIVPDLTRVIGAVLNSIGIGGQNTSSPPNATQPATAPLGNEAAGVNSGNQNASGNQAQSGQTFPGQAFQSLPHVVQIPVASGAIPIPSLNAPIPDSLNTLSEFINRMEQTLLLNGYQSNLSSTNAGDQRVELPTNAQGLPTVEALSTILHRTEQLLSHQAVAAISHIAGRLEREGTSSDLSIRDQIQSESAQLGLAMQHLGTLLLELGRTILTLRMGQSPAESAVNAGPAVYISPSGPNPVMVQPFPLQTNSLFGGPIPSSTPPAFGAIGIGSAPRNVNIHIHAGTALAPIVSAISSRTNNGEGTRNENRNEPGPGDSGSARALPVRNFMSAAFPSHPPGVGVASGTQTGLGVSTSQPPPNSTPWSSAANEANFFRNLVRNIQGDNTAPSGQMASTGRDLSSGSESRSSQRDEQADTTGMNGFRTATASSVGCGSLQTEAVQTCDNDERVVSVDNYPSSSSGQGLQSSSGGETTVKSEQVKDAPSASAKQGVAEPARAAPLGLGMGGLERKRRTRLQPPVSKGADVSSGSSVNQSHQTGTEGQHTLQALPSHGSSVNARNPNRPSQQPLPSSNRQIDMAGLMSQVLHSPALNGLLEGVSQQTGVDSPNGLRNMLQQFTQSPQMMNTVNQIVQQVGSQDMGNMFAGMERGQGGGIDFSTILQQLMPIVSRAPGGDTPPPLFSAVEPENSDNTTLQLNLQEVVDRIDHLSPPTDVFRAVAENAVLVSGGVNVTDDILDELCSNESLASEYLETLRYDVRQRLNGHSEQDKS, from the exons ATGCCTGTTTCGTTGTTAAAGGAGAAAATTGCAAATGAAATTGGTCTTCCAGTTGGTCAGCAACGGCTGATTTTTAGAGGAAAAGTCTTAAAGGACGAGCATGTGCTATCTGAGTATC ATATCGAGAATGGGCATACCTTGCATCTAGTTGAAAGGCAACCAAATCAGTCACAGGCTTCTGGTAATAGTACTGCTGAGCCAGCTGGTGCTAATGGTAATGCAG GAAATGATGCAGCCTCCGTGCCTCCTCGTAACCGTGTTGGACAAATTTCACACAGTGTTGTTCTTGGAACTTTTAATGTGGGGGACCAAGGGGAAGGCATTGTTCCTGACCTTACACGG GTTATTGGGGCAGTTTTGAATTCTATTGGAATTGGTGGTCAGAACACAAGTAGTCCTCCCAATGCTACCCAACCTGCTACA GCTCCGCTAGGGAATGAAGCTGCGGGCGTGAATTCTGGGAATCAAAATGCATCTGGAAATCAAGCACAGTCTGGCCAGACATTTCCTGGTCAGGCATTCCAATCTCTGCCTCATGTTGTTCAAATTCCTGTGGCTTCTGGGGCCATACCAATCCCTTCTCTCAATGCT CCAATTCCTGATTCATTGAACACACTCTCTGAATTTATAAATCGCATGGAACAGACACTATTGCTAAATG GTTATCAGTCAAATTTATCTTCAACTAATGCTGGAGATCAACGGGTTGAATTGCCTACCAATGCACAAGGGTTGCCGACAGTTGAAGCATTAAGCACCATCTTGCATCGTACAGAACAGTTGCTTAGTCATCAAGCTGTTGCTGCGATATCT CATATTGCTGGACGGTTGGAGCGAGAGGGAACTTCGTCTGATTTAAGTATAAGGGATCAAATACAGTCAGAGTCAGCACAATTAGGACTTGCTATGCAGCATTTGGGCACACTTTTACTTGAGCTTGGCCGAACAATCTTAACCCTGCGCATGGGACAGTCTCCT GCAGAATCTGCTGTAAATGCTGGACCTGCAGTTTATATTTCTCCATCAGGGCCAAATCCTGTAATGGTTCAG CCCTTTCCTCTTCAGACAAACTCACTATTTGGTGGTCCTATTCCTTCTTCAACTCCTCCAGCATTTGGTGCCATTGGTATTGGAAGTGCTCCGCGGAATGTGAACATTCATATACATGCTG GTACTGCTCTTGCTCCCATTGTTTCAGCAATTAGTTCTAGGACAAATAATGGAGAAGGGACAAGAAATGAAAACCGTAATGAGCCTGGCCCTGGGGATTCAGGTTCTGCACGTGCGTTGCCCGTTAGAAATTTCATGTCGGCAGCCTTCCCATCTCACCCTCCTGGTGTTGGAGTTGCCAGTGGCACACAGACTGGGTTAGGTGTTTCTACTTCACAGCCACCACCTAATTCAACTCCATGGTCATCTGCTGCAAATGAAGCGAATTTCTTTAGGAACTTAGTTCGTAATATACAAGGAGATAACACAGCTCCATCAG GTCAGATGGCATCAACTGGCCGAGACTTGTCTTCTGGTTCTGAATCAAGGTCTTCCCAGAGAGATGAGCAGGCAGATACCACCGGGATGAATGGCTTCAGAACTGCAACTGCATCCTCAGTTGGCTGTGGCTCT CTCCAAACTGAGGCAGTGCAAACCTGTGATAATGATGAGAGAGTTGTTTCAGTTGACAATTACCCTTCAAGTTCTTCCGGTCAAGGTTTACAAAGCTCTTCTGGTGGAGAAACAACAGTGAAATCAGAACAAGTAAAGGATGCTCCATCTGCAAGTGCGAAACAGGGTGTAGCTGAACCTGCCAGAGCTGCTCCTCTTGGATTGGGCATGGGTGGCTTGGAGCGTAAG AGGCGGACGCGACTTCAACCTCCTGTAAGTAAAGGCGCTGATGTATCATCCGGTTCTTCTGTCAACCAAAGTCACCAAACTGGAACAGAGGGTCAACACACATTACAAGCTCTTCCAAGTCATGGCTCTTCTGTGAATGCAAGAAATCCTAATAGACCATCCCAGCAGCCGCTACCCTCTAGTAATAGGCAGATTGATATGGCTGGTTTGATGTCTCAGGTTTTGCATAGCCCTGCTTTGAATGGTTTGCTTGAAGGGGTTTCACAGCAAACTGGGGTTGACTCACCTAATGGCTTGAGGAATATGTTGCAGCAGTTCACGCAGAGCCCACAGATGATGAACACAGTCAATCAAATTGTCCAACAGGTTGGCAGTCAGGATATGGGAAATATGTTTGCCGGGATGGAAAGGGGGCAAGGGGGTGGCATTGATTTTTCAACGATTCTTCAACAGCTGATGCCTATTGTATCCCGAGCGCCTGGTGGGGATACTCCTCCTCCACTATTCTCTGCTGTAGAACCTGAAAACTCCGATAATACAACTTTACAG CTCAACCTTCAAGAAGTGGTGGATAGGATTGATCACTTGAGCCCACCAACAGATGTTTTCCGTGCTGTAGCTGAAAATGCCGTCCTGGTATCTGGGGGTGTAAATGTTACCGATGATATTCTGGATGAGTTATGCAGTAATGAGAGTCTTGCCAGC GAATATTTGGAGACGTTGCGATATGATGTGAGACAGCGGCTAAATGGACATTCTGAGCAGGACAAGTCGTAA
- the LOC107645338 gene encoding large proline-rich protein BAG6 isoform X2 (The sequence of the model RefSeq protein was modified relative to this genomic sequence to represent the inferred CDS: added 129 bases not found in genome assembly) — MASQGSNEGSSSGITSAECSDSTVQLNIKTLDSRVYNFQLDKNMPVSLLKEKIANEIGLPVGQQRLIFRGKVLKDEHVLSEYHIENGHTLHLVERQPNQSQASGNSTAEPAGANGNDAASVPPRNRVGQISHSVVLGTFNVGDQGEGIVPDLTRVIGAVLNSIGIGGQNTSSPPNATQPATAPLGNEAAGVNSGNQNASGNQAQSGQTFPGQAFQSLPHVVQIPVASGAIPIPSLNAPIPDSLNTLSEFINRMEQTLLLNGYQSNLSSTNAGDQRVELPTNAQGLPTVEALSTILHRTEQLLSHQAVAAISHIAGRLEREGTSSDLSIRDQIQSESAQLGLAMQHLGTLLLELGRTILTLRMGQSPAESAVNAGPAVYISPSGPNPVMVQPFPLQTNSLFGGPIPSSTPPAFGAIGIGSAPRNVNIHIHAGTALAPIVSAISSRTNNGEGTRNENRNEPGPGDSGSARALPVRNFMSAAFPSHPPGVGVASGTQTGLGVSTSQPPPNSTPWSSAANEANFFRNLVRNIQGDNTAPSGQMASTGRDLSSGSESRSSQRDEQADTTGMNGFRTATASSVGCGSLQTEAVQTCDNDERVVSVDNYPSSSSGQGLQSSSGGETTVKSEQVKDAPSASAKQGVAEPARAAPLGLGMGGLERKRRTRLQPPVSKGADVSSGSSVNQSHQTGTEGQHTLQALPSHGSSVNARNPNRPSQQPLPSSNRQIDMAGLMSQVLHSPALNGLLEGVSQQTGVDSPNGLRNMLQQFTQSPQMMNTVNQIVQQVGSQDMGNMFAGMERGQGGGIDFSTILQQLMPIVSRAPGGDTPPPLFSAVEPENSDNTTLQLNLQEVVDRIDHLSPPTDVFRAVAENAVLVSGGVNVTDDILDELCSNESLASEYLETLRYDVRQRLNGHSEQDKS, encoded by the exons ATGCCTGTTTCGTTGTTAAAGGAGAAAATTGCAAATGAAATTGGTCTTCCAGTTGGTCAGCAACGGCTGATTTTTAGAGGAAAAGTCTTAAAGGACGAGCATGTGCTATCTGAGTATC ATATCGAGAATGGGCATACCTTGCATCTAGTTGAAAGGCAACCAAATCAGTCACAGGCTTCTGGTAATAGTACTGCTGAGCCAGCTGGTGCTAATG GAAATGATGCAGCCTCCGTGCCTCCTCGTAACCGTGTTGGACAAATTTCACACAGTGTTGTTCTTGGAACTTTTAATGTGGGGGACCAAGGGGAAGGCATTGTTCCTGACCTTACACGG GTTATTGGGGCAGTTTTGAATTCTATTGGAATTGGTGGTCAGAACACAAGTAGTCCTCCCAATGCTACCCAACCTGCTACA GCTCCGCTAGGGAATGAAGCTGCGGGCGTGAATTCTGGGAATCAAAATGCATCTGGAAATCAAGCACAGTCTGGCCAGACATTTCCTGGTCAGGCATTCCAATCTCTGCCTCATGTTGTTCAAATTCCTGTGGCTTCTGGGGCCATACCAATCCCTTCTCTCAATGCT CCAATTCCTGATTCATTGAACACACTCTCTGAATTTATAAATCGCATGGAACAGACACTATTGCTAAATG GTTATCAGTCAAATTTATCTTCAACTAATGCTGGAGATCAACGGGTTGAATTGCCTACCAATGCACAAGGGTTGCCGACAGTTGAAGCATTAAGCACCATCTTGCATCGTACAGAACAGTTGCTTAGTCATCAAGCTGTTGCTGCGATATCT CATATTGCTGGACGGTTGGAGCGAGAGGGAACTTCGTCTGATTTAAGTATAAGGGATCAAATACAGTCAGAGTCAGCACAATTAGGACTTGCTATGCAGCATTTGGGCACACTTTTACTTGAGCTTGGCCGAACAATCTTAACCCTGCGCATGGGACAGTCTCCT GCAGAATCTGCTGTAAATGCTGGACCTGCAGTTTATATTTCTCCATCAGGGCCAAATCCTGTAATGGTTCAG CCCTTTCCTCTTCAGACAAACTCACTATTTGGTGGTCCTATTCCTTCTTCAACTCCTCCAGCATTTGGTGCCATTGGTATTGGAAGTGCTCCGCGGAATGTGAACATTCATATACATGCTG GTACTGCTCTTGCTCCCATTGTTTCAGCAATTAGTTCTAGGACAAATAATGGAGAAGGGACAAGAAATGAAAACCGTAATGAGCCTGGCCCTGGGGATTCAGGTTCTGCACGTGCGTTGCCCGTTAGAAATTTCATGTCGGCAGCCTTCCCATCTCACCCTCCTGGTGTTGGAGTTGCCAGTGGCACACAGACTGGGTTAGGTGTTTCTACTTCACAGCCACCACCTAATTCAACTCCATGGTCATCTGCTGCAAATGAAGCGAATTTCTTTAGGAACTTAGTTCGTAATATACAAGGAGATAACACAGCTCCATCAG GTCAGATGGCATCAACTGGCCGAGACTTGTCTTCTGGTTCTGAATCAAGGTCTTCCCAGAGAGATGAGCAGGCAGATACCACCGGGATGAATGGCTTCAGAACTGCAACTGCATCCTCAGTTGGCTGTGGCTCT CTCCAAACTGAGGCAGTGCAAACCTGTGATAATGATGAGAGAGTTGTTTCAGTTGACAATTACCCTTCAAGTTCTTCCGGTCAAGGTTTACAAAGCTCTTCTGGTGGAGAAACAACAGTGAAATCAGAACAAGTAAAGGATGCTCCATCTGCAAGTGCGAAACAGGGTGTAGCTGAACCTGCCAGAGCTGCTCCTCTTGGATTGGGCATGGGTGGCTTGGAGCGTAAG AGGCGGACGCGACTTCAACCTCCTGTAAGTAAAGGCGCTGATGTATCATCCGGTTCTTCTGTCAACCAAAGTCACCAAACTGGAACAGAGGGTCAACACACATTACAAGCTCTTCCAAGTCATGGCTCTTCTGTGAATGCAAGAAATCCTAATAGACCATCCCAGCAGCCGCTACCCTCTAGTAATAGGCAGATTGATATGGCTGGTTTGATGTCTCAGGTTTTGCATAGCCCTGCTTTGAATGGTTTGCTTGAAGGGGTTTCACAGCAAACTGGGGTTGACTCACCTAATGGCTTGAGGAATATGTTGCAGCAGTTCACGCAGAGCCCACAGATGATGAACACAGTCAATCAAATTGTCCAACAGGTTGGCAGTCAGGATATGGGAAATATGTTTGCCGGGATGGAAAGGGGGCAAGGGGGTGGCATTGATTTTTCAACGATTCTTCAACAGCTGATGCCTATTGTATCCCGAGCGCCTGGTGGGGATACTCCTCCTCCACTATTCTCTGCTGTAGAACCTGAAAACTCCGATAATACAACTTTACAG CTCAACCTTCAAGAAGTGGTGGATAGGATTGATCACTTGAGCCCACCAACAGATGTTTTCCGTGCTGTAGCTGAAAATGCCGTCCTGGTATCTGGGGGTGTAAATGTTACCGATGATATTCTGGATGAGTTATGCAGTAATGAGAGTCTTGCCAGC GAATATTTGGAGACGTTGCGATATGATGTGAGACAGCGGCTAAATGGACATTCTGAGCAGGACAAGTCGTAA
- the LOC107645338 gene encoding large proline-rich protein BAG6 isoform X5 (The sequence of the model RefSeq protein was modified relative to this genomic sequence to represent the inferred CDS: added 129 bases not found in genome assembly) has translation MASQGSNEGSSSGITSAECSDSTVQLNIKTLDSRVYNFQLDKNMPVSLLKEKIANEIGLPVGQQRLIFRGKVLKDEHVLSEYHIENGHTLHLVERQPNQSQASGNSTAEPAGANGNAGNDAASVPPRNRVGQISHSVVLGTFNVGDQGEGIVPDLTRVIGAVLNSIGIGGQNTSSPPNATQPATAPLGNEAAGVNSGNQNASGNQAQSGQTFPGQAFQSLPHVVQIPVASGAIPIPSLNAPIPDSLNTLSEFINRMEQTLLLNGYQSNLSSTNAGDQRVELPTNAQGLPTVEALSTILHRTEQLLSHQAVAAISHIAGRLEREGTSSDLSIRDQIQSESAQLGLAMQHLGTLLLELGRTILTLRMGQSPAESAVNAGPAVYISPSGPNPVMVQPFPLQTNSLFGGPIPSSTPPAFGAIGIGSAPRNVNIHIHAGTALAPIVSAISSRTNNGEGTRNENRNEPGPGDSGSARALPVRNFMSAAFPSHPPGVGVASGTQTGLGVSTSQPPPNSTPWSSAANEANFFRNLVRNIQGDNTAPSGQMASTGRDLSSGSESRSSQRDEQADTTGMNGFRTATASSVGCGSLQTEAVQTCDNDERVVSVDNYPSSSSGQGLQSSSGGETTVKSEQVKDAPSASAKQGVAEPARAAPLGLGMGGLERKRRTRLQPPVSKGADVSSGSSVNQSHQTGTEGQHTLQALPSHGSSVNARNPNRPSQQPLPSSNRQIDMAGLMSQVLHSPALNGLLEGVSQQTGVDSPNGLRNMLQQFTQSPQMMNTVNQIVQQVGSQDMGNMFAGMERGQGGGIDFSTILQQLMPIVSRAPGGDTPPPLFSAVEPENSDNTTLQLNLQEVVDRIDHLSPPTDVFRAVAENAVLVSGGVNVTDDILDELCSNESLASLDTLDCAGIFGDVAI, from the exons ATGCCTGTTTCGTTGTTAAAGGAGAAAATTGCAAATGAAATTGGTCTTCCAGTTGGTCAGCAACGGCTGATTTTTAGAGGAAAAGTCTTAAAGGACGAGCATGTGCTATCTGAGTATC ATATCGAGAATGGGCATACCTTGCATCTAGTTGAAAGGCAACCAAATCAGTCACAGGCTTCTGGTAATAGTACTGCTGAGCCAGCTGGTGCTAATGGTAATGCAG GAAATGATGCAGCCTCCGTGCCTCCTCGTAACCGTGTTGGACAAATTTCACACAGTGTTGTTCTTGGAACTTTTAATGTGGGGGACCAAGGGGAAGGCATTGTTCCTGACCTTACACGG GTTATTGGGGCAGTTTTGAATTCTATTGGAATTGGTGGTCAGAACACAAGTAGTCCTCCCAATGCTACCCAACCTGCTACA GCTCCGCTAGGGAATGAAGCTGCGGGCGTGAATTCTGGGAATCAAAATGCATCTGGAAATCAAGCACAGTCTGGCCAGACATTTCCTGGTCAGGCATTCCAATCTCTGCCTCATGTTGTTCAAATTCCTGTGGCTTCTGGGGCCATACCAATCCCTTCTCTCAATGCT CCAATTCCTGATTCATTGAACACACTCTCTGAATTTATAAATCGCATGGAACAGACACTATTGCTAAATG GTTATCAGTCAAATTTATCTTCAACTAATGCTGGAGATCAACGGGTTGAATTGCCTACCAATGCACAAGGGTTGCCGACAGTTGAAGCATTAAGCACCATCTTGCATCGTACAGAACAGTTGCTTAGTCATCAAGCTGTTGCTGCGATATCT CATATTGCTGGACGGTTGGAGCGAGAGGGAACTTCGTCTGATTTAAGTATAAGGGATCAAATACAGTCAGAGTCAGCACAATTAGGACTTGCTATGCAGCATTTGGGCACACTTTTACTTGAGCTTGGCCGAACAATCTTAACCCTGCGCATGGGACAGTCTCCT GCAGAATCTGCTGTAAATGCTGGACCTGCAGTTTATATTTCTCCATCAGGGCCAAATCCTGTAATGGTTCAG CCCTTTCCTCTTCAGACAAACTCACTATTTGGTGGTCCTATTCCTTCTTCAACTCCTCCAGCATTTGGTGCCATTGGTATTGGAAGTGCTCCGCGGAATGTGAACATTCATATACATGCTG GTACTGCTCTTGCTCCCATTGTTTCAGCAATTAGTTCTAGGACAAATAATGGAGAAGGGACAAGAAATGAAAACCGTAATGAGCCTGGCCCTGGGGATTCAGGTTCTGCACGTGCGTTGCCCGTTAGAAATTTCATGTCGGCAGCCTTCCCATCTCACCCTCCTGGTGTTGGAGTTGCCAGTGGCACACAGACTGGGTTAGGTGTTTCTACTTCACAGCCACCACCTAATTCAACTCCATGGTCATCTGCTGCAAATGAAGCGAATTTCTTTAGGAACTTAGTTCGTAATATACAAGGAGATAACACAGCTCCATCAG GTCAGATGGCATCAACTGGCCGAGACTTGTCTTCTGGTTCTGAATCAAGGTCTTCCCAGAGAGATGAGCAGGCAGATACCACCGGGATGAATGGCTTCAGAACTGCAACTGCATCCTCAGTTGGCTGTGGCTCT CTCCAAACTGAGGCAGTGCAAACCTGTGATAATGATGAGAGAGTTGTTTCAGTTGACAATTACCCTTCAAGTTCTTCCGGTCAAGGTTTACAAAGCTCTTCTGGTGGAGAAACAACAGTGAAATCAGAACAAGTAAAGGATGCTCCATCTGCAAGTGCGAAACAGGGTGTAGCTGAACCTGCCAGAGCTGCTCCTCTTGGATTGGGCATGGGTGGCTTGGAGCGTAAG AGGCGGACGCGACTTCAACCTCCTGTAAGTAAAGGCGCTGATGTATCATCCGGTTCTTCTGTCAACCAAAGTCACCAAACTGGAACAGAGGGTCAACACACATTACAAGCTCTTCCAAGTCATGGCTCTTCTGTGAATGCAAGAAATCCTAATAGACCATCCCAGCAGCCGCTACCCTCTAGTAATAGGCAGATTGATATGGCTGGTTTGATGTCTCAGGTTTTGCATAGCCCTGCTTTGAATGGTTTGCTTGAAGGGGTTTCACAGCAAACTGGGGTTGACTCACCTAATGGCTTGAGGAATATGTTGCAGCAGTTCACGCAGAGCCCACAGATGATGAACACAGTCAATCAAATTGTCCAACAGGTTGGCAGTCAGGATATGGGAAATATGTTTGCCGGGATGGAAAGGGGGCAAGGGGGTGGCATTGATTTTTCAACGATTCTTCAACAGCTGATGCCTATTGTATCCCGAGCGCCTGGTGGGGATACTCCTCCTCCACTATTCTCTGCTGTAGAACCTGAAAACTCCGATAATACAACTTTACAG CTCAACCTTCAAGAAGTGGTGGATAGGATTGATCACTTGAGCCCACCAACAGATGTTTTCCGTGCTGTAGCTGAAAATGCCGTCCTGGTATCTGGGGGTGTAAATGTTACCGATGATATTCTGGATGAGTTATGCAGTAATGAGAGTCTTGCCAGC TTGGACACACTTGATTGCGCAGGAATATTTGGAGACGTTGCGATATGA
- the LOC107645338 gene encoding large proline-rich protein BAG6 isoform X4 (The sequence of the model RefSeq protein was modified relative to this genomic sequence to represent the inferred CDS: added 129 bases not found in genome assembly), with amino-acid sequence MASQGSNEGSSSGITSAECSDSTVQLNIKTLDSRVYNFQLDKNMPVSLLKEKIANEIGLPVGQQRLIFRGKVLKDEHVLSEYHIENGHTLHLVERQPNQSQASGNSTAEPAGANASVPPRNRVGQISHSVVLGTFNVGDQGEGIVPDLTRVIGAVLNSIGIGGQNTSSPPNATQPATAPLGNEAAGVNSGNQNASGNQAQSGQTFPGQAFQSLPHVVQIPVASGAIPIPSLNAPIPDSLNTLSEFINRMEQTLLLNGYQSNLSSTNAGDQRVELPTNAQGLPTVEALSTILHRTEQLLSHQAVAAISHIAGRLEREGTSSDLSIRDQIQSESAQLGLAMQHLGTLLLELGRTILTLRMGQSPAESAVNAGPAVYISPSGPNPVMVQPFPLQTNSLFGGPIPSSTPPAFGAIGIGSAPRNVNIHIHAGTALAPIVSAISSRTNNGEGTRNENRNEPGPGDSGSARALPVRNFMSAAFPSHPPGVGVASGTQTGLGVSTSQPPPNSTPWSSAANEANFFRNLVRNIQGDNTAPSGQMASTGRDLSSGSESRSSQRDEQADTTGMNGFRTATASSVGCGSLQTEAVQTCDNDERVVSVDNYPSSSSGQGLQSSSGGETTVKSEQVKDAPSASAKQGVAEPARAAPLGLGMGGLERKRRTRLQPPVSKGADVSSGSSVNQSHQTGTEGQHTLQALPSHGSSVNARNPNRPSQQPLPSSNRQIDMAGLMSQVLHSPALNGLLEGVSQQTGVDSPNGLRNMLQQFTQSPQMMNTVNQIVQQVGSQDMGNMFAGMERGQGGGIDFSTILQQLMPIVSRAPGGDTPPPLFSAVEPENSDNTTLQLNLQEVVDRIDHLSPPTDVFRAVAENAVLVSGGVNVTDDILDELCSNESLASEYLETLRYDVRQRLNGHSEQDKS; translated from the exons ATGCCTGTTTCGTTGTTAAAGGAGAAAATTGCAAATGAAATTGGTCTTCCAGTTGGTCAGCAACGGCTGATTTTTAGAGGAAAAGTCTTAAAGGACGAGCATGTGCTATCTGAGTATC ATATCGAGAATGGGCATACCTTGCATCTAGTTGAAAGGCAACCAAATCAGTCACAGGCTTCTGGTAATAGTACTGCTGAGCCAGCTGGTGCTAATG CCTCCGTGCCTCCTCGTAACCGTGTTGGACAAATTTCACACAGTGTTGTTCTTGGAACTTTTAATGTGGGGGACCAAGGGGAAGGCATTGTTCCTGACCTTACACGG GTTATTGGGGCAGTTTTGAATTCTATTGGAATTGGTGGTCAGAACACAAGTAGTCCTCCCAATGCTACCCAACCTGCTACA GCTCCGCTAGGGAATGAAGCTGCGGGCGTGAATTCTGGGAATCAAAATGCATCTGGAAATCAAGCACAGTCTGGCCAGACATTTCCTGGTCAGGCATTCCAATCTCTGCCTCATGTTGTTCAAATTCCTGTGGCTTCTGGGGCCATACCAATCCCTTCTCTCAATGCT CCAATTCCTGATTCATTGAACACACTCTCTGAATTTATAAATCGCATGGAACAGACACTATTGCTAAATG GTTATCAGTCAAATTTATCTTCAACTAATGCTGGAGATCAACGGGTTGAATTGCCTACCAATGCACAAGGGTTGCCGACAGTTGAAGCATTAAGCACCATCTTGCATCGTACAGAACAGTTGCTTAGTCATCAAGCTGTTGCTGCGATATCT CATATTGCTGGACGGTTGGAGCGAGAGGGAACTTCGTCTGATTTAAGTATAAGGGATCAAATACAGTCAGAGTCAGCACAATTAGGACTTGCTATGCAGCATTTGGGCACACTTTTACTTGAGCTTGGCCGAACAATCTTAACCCTGCGCATGGGACAGTCTCCT GCAGAATCTGCTGTAAATGCTGGACCTGCAGTTTATATTTCTCCATCAGGGCCAAATCCTGTAATGGTTCAG CCCTTTCCTCTTCAGACAAACTCACTATTTGGTGGTCCTATTCCTTCTTCAACTCCTCCAGCATTTGGTGCCATTGGTATTGGAAGTGCTCCGCGGAATGTGAACATTCATATACATGCTG GTACTGCTCTTGCTCCCATTGTTTCAGCAATTAGTTCTAGGACAAATAATGGAGAAGGGACAAGAAATGAAAACCGTAATGAGCCTGGCCCTGGGGATTCAGGTTCTGCACGTGCGTTGCCCGTTAGAAATTTCATGTCGGCAGCCTTCCCATCTCACCCTCCTGGTGTTGGAGTTGCCAGTGGCACACAGACTGGGTTAGGTGTTTCTACTTCACAGCCACCACCTAATTCAACTCCATGGTCATCTGCTGCAAATGAAGCGAATTTCTTTAGGAACTTAGTTCGTAATATACAAGGAGATAACACAGCTCCATCAG GTCAGATGGCATCAACTGGCCGAGACTTGTCTTCTGGTTCTGAATCAAGGTCTTCCCAGAGAGATGAGCAGGCAGATACCACCGGGATGAATGGCTTCAGAACTGCAACTGCATCCTCAGTTGGCTGTGGCTCT CTCCAAACTGAGGCAGTGCAAACCTGTGATAATGATGAGAGAGTTGTTTCAGTTGACAATTACCCTTCAAGTTCTTCCGGTCAAGGTTTACAAAGCTCTTCTGGTGGAGAAACAACAGTGAAATCAGAACAAGTAAAGGATGCTCCATCTGCAAGTGCGAAACAGGGTGTAGCTGAACCTGCCAGAGCTGCTCCTCTTGGATTGGGCATGGGTGGCTTGGAGCGTAAG AGGCGGACGCGACTTCAACCTCCTGTAAGTAAAGGCGCTGATGTATCATCCGGTTCTTCTGTCAACCAAAGTCACCAAACTGGAACAGAGGGTCAACACACATTACAAGCTCTTCCAAGTCATGGCTCTTCTGTGAATGCAAGAAATCCTAATAGACCATCCCAGCAGCCGCTACCCTCTAGTAATAGGCAGATTGATATGGCTGGTTTGATGTCTCAGGTTTTGCATAGCCCTGCTTTGAATGGTTTGCTTGAAGGGGTTTCACAGCAAACTGGGGTTGACTCACCTAATGGCTTGAGGAATATGTTGCAGCAGTTCACGCAGAGCCCACAGATGATGAACACAGTCAATCAAATTGTCCAACAGGTTGGCAGTCAGGATATGGGAAATATGTTTGCCGGGATGGAAAGGGGGCAAGGGGGTGGCATTGATTTTTCAACGATTCTTCAACAGCTGATGCCTATTGTATCCCGAGCGCCTGGTGGGGATACTCCTCCTCCACTATTCTCTGCTGTAGAACCTGAAAACTCCGATAATACAACTTTACAG CTCAACCTTCAAGAAGTGGTGGATAGGATTGATCACTTGAGCCCACCAACAGATGTTTTCCGTGCTGTAGCTGAAAATGCCGTCCTGGTATCTGGGGGTGTAAATGTTACCGATGATATTCTGGATGAGTTATGCAGTAATGAGAGTCTTGCCAGC GAATATTTGGAGACGTTGCGATATGATGTGAGACAGCGGCTAAATGGACATTCTGAGCAGGACAAGTCGTAA